In the genome of Excalfactoria chinensis isolate bCotChi1 unplaced genomic scaffold, bCotChi1.hap2 Scaffold_68, whole genome shotgun sequence, one region contains:
- the LOC140265132 gene encoding olfactory receptor 14J1-like, giving the protein MPNSSSISEFLLLPLADTRQLQLLHFWLLLGIYLAALLGNGLISTAVACDRRLHTPMYFFLLNLALLDLGCISTTLPKAMANTLWDTRAISYAGCAAQLFYFLFLMSAEFSLLTIMSYDRYVAICKPLHYGTLMDSRACATMAAAAWGAGVLNSLLHTASTFSLPLCQGNVVNQFFCEIPQFLKLSCPGFYLRELVLVTFSASLLFGCFLFIVVSYVQIFLAVLRMPSEQGRHKAFSTCLPHLAVVSLFLCTAFFAYLKPPSISSPLLDLTVALVYTVVPPTLNPIIYSMRNREIKHALRKVLQHALFQLQ; this is encoded by the coding sequence atgcccaacagcagctccatcagcgagttcctcctgctgccgttggcagacacgcggcagctgcagctcctgcacttctggctcttgctgggcatctacctggctgccctcctgggcaacggcctcatcagcacagccgtagcctgcgaccgccgcctgcacacccccatgtacttcttcctgctcaacctggccctcctcgacctgggctgcatctccaccactctccccaaagccatggccaacactctctgggacaccagggccatctcctatgcaggatgtgctgcacagctcttttactttcttttcctcatgtcagcagagttttcccttctcaccatcatgtcctatgaccgctatgttgccatctgcaagcccctgcactacgggaccttgatggacagcagagcttgtgccaccatggcagcagctgcctggggcgctggggttctcaattccctactgcacactgccagtacgttttcactgcctctctgccaaggcaatgttgtcaaccagtttttctgtgaaatcccccaatTCCTCAAGCTCTCATGCCCCGGCTTCTACCTCAGGGAACTTGTTCTTGTCACTTTTAGTGCCAGTTTATTGTTTGGGTGCTTTCTTTTcatagtggtgtcctatgtgcagatcttccttgctgtgctgaggatgccctctgagcagggacggcacaaagccttctccacgtgcctccctcacctggccgtggtctccctctttctctgcactgcattctttgcctacctgaagcccccctccatttcttCCCCgctcctggatctgacagtggcacttgtGTAcacagtggttcctccaacactgaaccctattatctacagcatgaggaacagggagatcaagcacgctctcagaaAGGTGTTGCAACATGCACTATTCCAGCTTCAATAA
- the LOC140265160 gene encoding olfactory receptor 14J1-like: MPNSSSISEFLLLPLADTRQLQLLHFWLLLGIYLAALLGNGLISTAVACDRRLHTPMYFFLLNLALLDLGCISTTLPKAMANALWDTRAISYAGCAAQLFFFLFFISAEYYLLTIMSYDRYVAICKPLHYGTLMDSRACATMAAAAWGSGVLSSLLHTASTFSLPLCQGNVVNQFFCEIPQILKLSCSESNLREVLVIIFTTSLAFGCFVFIVVSYVQIFLAVLRMPSEQGRHKAFSTCLPHLAVVSLFLSTAFFAYLKPPSVSSPLLDLSVALLYAVVPPTLNPIIYSMRNREIKHALRKVLQYALFQL, encoded by the coding sequence atgcccaacagcagctccatcagcgagttcctcctgctgccgttggcagacacgcggcagctgcagctcctgcacttctggctcttgctgggcatctacctggctgccctcctgggcaacggcctcatcagcacagccgtagcctgcgaccgccgcctgcacacccccatgtacttcttcctgctcaacctggccctcctcgacctgggctgcatctccaccactctccccaaagccatggccaacgccctctgggacaccagggccatctcctacgcaggatgtgctgcacagctctttttctttcttttcttcatctcagcagagtattaccttctcaccatcatgtcctatgaccgctacgttgccatctgcaagcccctgcactacgggaccttgatggacagcagagcttgtgccaccatggcagcagctgcctggggctctGGGGTTCTcagttccctgctgcacactgccagtacattttcactgcctctctgccaaggcaatgttgtcaaccagtttttctgcgAAATCCcacagatcctcaagctctcctgctcagaatcaaatctcagggaagttttGGTTATCATTTTTACTACCAGTTtagcctttgggtgctttgttttcatagttgtgtcctatgtgcagatcttccttgccgtgctgaggatgccctctgagcagggacggcacaaagccttctccacgtgcctccctcacctggccgtggtctccctatTTCTCAgtactgccttttttgcctacctgaagcctcCCTCTGtctcctccccactcctggatctgtcGGTGGCACTTCTTTAtgcagtggttcctccaacactgaaccctataatctacagcatgaggaacagggagatcaagcacgctctcagaaAGGTGTTGCAGTACGCATTATTCCAATTATaa
- the LOC140265167 gene encoding olfactory receptor 14J1-like — MPNSSSISEFLLLPLADTRQLQLLHFWLLLGIYLAALLGNGLISTAVACDCRLHTPMYFFLLNLALLDLGCISTTLPKAMANALWDTRAISYAGCAAQLFFFLFFLSAEYYLLTVMSYDRYVAICKPLHYGTLMDSRACATMAAAAWVAGALCSVLHTASTFSLPLCQGNVVNQFFCEIPQILKLSCSESNLREVVFIIFSISLAFGCFVFIVVSYVQIFMAVLRMPSEQGRHKAFSTCLPHLAVVSLFVSTAFFAYLKPPSVSSPSMDLMVALLYSVVTPTVNPLVYSMRNREVKDAVRKVMTTCVSKAVNCPSLGIHGL; from the coding sequence atgcccaacagcagctccatcagcgagttcctcctgctgccgttggcagacacgcggcagctgcagctcctgcacttctggctcttgctgggcatctacctggctgccctcctgggcaacggcctcatcagcacagccgtagcctgcgactgccgcctgcacacccccatgtacttcttcctgctcaacctggccctcctcgacctgggctgcatctccaccactctccccaaagccatggccaacgccctctgggacaccagggccatctcctacgcaggatgtgctgcacagctctttttctttctcttcttcctctcagcagaatATTACCTTCTCACCgtcatgtcctatgaccgctacgttgccatctgcaagcccctgcactacgggaccctgatggacagcagagcttgtgccaccatggcagcagctgcctgggtCGCTGGGGctctctgttctgtgctgcacactgccagtacgttttcactgcctctctgccaaggcaatgttgtcaaccagtttttctgtgaaatcccacagatcctcaagctctcctgttcagaatcaaatctcagggaagttgtgttcatcatttttagtatcagtttagcctttggctgctttgttttcatagttgtgtcctatgtgcagatcttcatggccgtgctgaggatgccctctgagcagggacggcacaaagccttctccacgtgcctccctcacctggccgtggtctccctgtttgtcagcaccgccttttttgcctacctgaagcccccctctgtctcctctccatccatggacctgatggtggcacttctgtactcagttgTGACTCCAACAGTGAACCCCCTcgtctacagcatgaggaacagggaagtCAAGGATGCGGTGAGGAAAGTGATGACCACATGcgtttcaaaagctgtgaactgCCCATCTCTTGGAATTCATGGCttgtaa
- the LOC140265133 gene encoding olfactory receptor 14J1-like codes for MSYDRYVAICKPLHYGTLMDSRACATMAAAAWGAGVLNSLLHTASTFSLPLCQGNVVNQFFCEIPHILKLSCSVFYLREVVFLFFGSSLVFGCFVFIVVSYVQIFMAVLRMPSVQGRHKAYSTCLPHLAVVSLFLCTAVFAYLKPTSISSPSMDLMVAVLYSVVPPAVNPLIYSMRNQEVKDAVRKVMTKCVSKAVNGRFFEFMTYNAAFY; via the coding sequence atgtcctatgaccgctacgttgccatctgcaagcccctgcactacgggaccttgatggacagcagagcgtgtgccaccatggcagcagctgcctggggcgctggggttctcaattccctgctgcacactgccagtacgttttcactgcctctctgccaaggcaatgttgtcaaccagtttttctgtgaaatcccccacatcctcaagctctcctgctcagttttctacctcagggaagttgtgtttctcttttttggtTCTAGTTTGGTctttggctgttttgttttcatagttgtgtcctatgtgcagatcttcatggccgtgctgaggatgccctctgtgcagggacggcacaaagcctactccacgtgcctccctcacctggctgtggtctccctctttctctgcactgctgtttttgcctacctgaagcctacctccatctcctctccatccatggacctgatggtggcagttctgtactcggtggtgcctccagcagtgaaccctctcatctacagcatgaggaaccagGAGGTCAAAGATGCTGTGAGGAAAGTGATGaccaaatgtgtttcaaaagcagtgaacGGCCGATTTTTTGAATTCATGACTtataatgcagctttttactga